GGTATTGTGCCGGTGCCAGACTCGCGCCTGCAGGAGCTTTCTAAGCTGTATGATGGCGCAAAGGTTGTGCCGGCCGCGGTTACATTCGTGGATATCGCAGGCCTTGTAAAAGGTGCAAGTAAAGGACAGGGTTTAGGCAATAAATTCCTGGGCAATATCCGTGAATGCCAAGCGATCTGCCAAGTGGTGCGGGCGTTCCACGATACCAACGTGACACATGTAGAAGGCAAGGTTGACCCGGCGGACGATATAGAAATAATCGAAACTGAACTGATATTGGCAGACCTGCAGGCCATAGAAAACCATCTACCAAAGGCTCAAGCCGATGTTAAAAAGGATAAAAGCAGTCAGAAAAAGCTAGATGCCCTGCTTGAGGCGAAGCGGATATTAGATGCCGGGCAGACGTTGCATGAGGCAAAGTTCGAAAGTGAACCAGTTCGTGATCTGCATCTGCTTACAGCTAAGCCCTTCATTTATGTATTTAATATTGATGAGGCCGATTTGGATAACAATGAACTTAGAGGAAAGCTCAGCGCTATCAATAAACCTGTGCAGAATATATTCCTGTGTGCCAAGGTTGAGGCCGAACTTATAGATATGGAGGCTAGTGAGTCTGCCGAGTTGCTGAAAAGCCTAGGCCAGAAAGAGCCCGGTCTGAACGGGCTAGCTAAAGCTGGCTATCGAGCACTCGGCTTGCAGACATTCCTGACCGCCGGGCCAAAAGAGGTGCGGGCATGGACGGTGCGCAAGGGGGCTACCGCGCCTGAGGCAGCTGGGGTTATTCATACCGATTTTCAAAAA
This region of Candidatus Dormiibacterota bacterium genomic DNA includes:
- the ychF gene encoding redox-regulated ATPase YchF; the encoded protein is MKIGIVGLPNVGKSTLFNALTKASVLAANYPFATIEPNVGIVPVPDSRLQELSKLYDGAKVVPAAVTFVDIAGLVKGASKGQGLGNKFLGNIRECQAICQVVRAFHDTNVTHVEGKVDPADDIEIIETELILADLQAIENHLPKAQADVKKDKSSQKKLDALLEAKRILDAGQTLHEAKFESEPVRDLHLLTAKPFIYVFNIDEADLDNNELRGKLSAINKPVQNIFLCAKVEAELIDMEASESAELLKSLGQKEPGLNGLAKAGYRALGLQTFLTAGPKEVRAWTVRKGATAPEAAGVIHTDFQKGFIKAEVVTYEDLISAGSQAAARAAGKVRLEGKDYVMREGDVVEFRFNV